The following are encoded in a window of Variovorax paradoxus genomic DNA:
- a CDS encoding acyl-CoA dehydrogenase family protein, producing the protein MMIATDNRFPDIRDAVRDLCAQFPNEYFRKVDEARGYPAEFVDALTKAGWMAALIPQEYGGSGLGLTEASVIMEEINRCGGNSGACHGQMYNMGTLLRHGSEAQKRQYLPKIASGDLRLQSMGVTEPTTGTDTTKIKTTAVKKGDRYVINGQKVWISRIQHSDLMILLARTTPLADVKKKSEGMSIFIVDLREAIGKGMTVRPILNMVNHETNELFFENLEIPAENLIGEEGQGFKYILDGLNAERTLIAAECIGDGYWFIDKVTAYTKDRVVFGRPIGQNQGVQFPIAEAFIETEAANLMRYEACRLFDARQPCGAQANMAKYLAAKASWEAANACLQFHGGFGFACEYDIERKFRETRLYQVAPISTNLILSYVAEHMLGLPRSF; encoded by the coding sequence ATGATGATCGCCACCGACAACCGTTTCCCCGACATCCGCGACGCCGTGCGCGACCTGTGCGCGCAGTTTCCCAACGAGTACTTCCGCAAGGTCGACGAGGCGCGCGGCTACCCCGCCGAGTTCGTCGACGCACTCACCAAGGCCGGCTGGATGGCCGCACTGATTCCGCAGGAATACGGCGGCTCGGGGCTGGGCCTGACCGAAGCCTCGGTGATCATGGAAGAGATCAACCGCTGCGGCGGCAACTCGGGCGCCTGCCACGGCCAGATGTACAACATGGGCACGCTGCTGCGCCACGGCAGCGAGGCGCAGAAGCGCCAGTACCTGCCGAAGATCGCCAGCGGCGACTTGCGCCTGCAGTCGATGGGCGTGACCGAGCCGACCACCGGCACCGACACCACGAAGATCAAGACCACCGCCGTGAAGAAGGGCGACCGCTATGTCATCAACGGGCAGAAGGTGTGGATCTCGCGCATCCAGCATTCGGACCTGATGATTTTGCTGGCGCGCACCACGCCGCTGGCGGACGTGAAGAAGAAATCGGAAGGCATGTCGATCTTCATCGTCGACCTGCGCGAGGCCATCGGCAAGGGCATGACCGTGCGCCCCATCCTGAACATGGTGAACCACGAGACCAACGAGCTGTTCTTCGAGAACCTCGAGATCCCGGCCGAGAACCTGATCGGCGAGGAAGGCCAGGGCTTCAAGTACATCCTCGATGGCCTCAATGCCGAGCGCACGCTGATCGCCGCCGAGTGCATCGGCGACGGCTACTGGTTCATCGACAAGGTGACGGCCTACACGAAGGACCGCGTGGTGTTCGGCCGTCCCATCGGGCAGAACCAGGGCGTGCAGTTTCCGATTGCCGAAGCCTTCATCGAGACCGAGGCCGCCAACCTGATGCGCTACGAGGCCTGCCGCCTGTTCGACGCGCGCCAGCCCTGCGGCGCACAGGCCAACATGGCGAAGTACCTCGCGGCCAAGGCGAGCTGGGAGGCGGCCAATGCGTGCCTGCAGTTCCACGGCGGCTTCGGCTTTGCGTGCGAATACGACATCGAGCGCAAGTTCCGCGAGACGCGGCTGTACCAGGTGGCGCCGATCTCGACGAATCTGATCCTGAGCTATGTCGCCGAACACATGCTCGGCTTGCCACGCTCGTTCTGA
- a CDS encoding citryl-CoA lyase yields the protein MTKIKKSLHTDLGHSTPDKITVRGRDLPSEILGHLNLGDMAFLELTGRIPTPQESVTFNAIVVTLVEHGVTPSALAARLTYAGAPEALQAAVAAGLCGLGSVFVGSTEGAAKMLYEAIPFGEKPSRPLADMAKDIVADHRARKIIVPGLGHPLHKPIDPRTPRLFQIAAENGLSSHYVALMQAVQEEAERVSGKSLPINATGAIGAIAAEFGFPWKIIRGFGVMARAIGLVGHILEEIDDPMAIEIWQRVEKEAGGPRQD from the coding sequence ATGACAAAGATCAAGAAATCCCTGCACACCGACCTCGGCCACAGCACGCCCGACAAGATCACCGTGCGCGGGCGCGACCTGCCCTCGGAAATCCTCGGCCACCTCAACCTGGGCGACATGGCCTTCCTGGAGCTGACGGGCCGCATCCCGACGCCGCAGGAATCCGTGACCTTCAACGCCATCGTCGTCACGCTGGTGGAGCACGGCGTCACGCCGAGCGCGCTGGCCGCTCGGCTCACCTACGCCGGCGCACCCGAAGCCCTGCAGGCCGCCGTGGCCGCCGGCCTGTGCGGGCTGGGCAGCGTGTTCGTGGGCAGCACCGAAGGCGCCGCGAAGATGCTCTACGAGGCCATTCCCTTCGGCGAGAAGCCGAGTCGTCCGCTGGCCGACATGGCCAAGGACATCGTGGCCGACCACCGCGCGCGCAAGATCATCGTGCCGGGGCTGGGCCATCCGCTGCACAAGCCGATCGACCCGCGCACGCCGCGCCTGTTCCAGATCGCGGCCGAGAACGGCCTCTCCAGCCACTACGTCGCGCTGATGCAGGCGGTGCAGGAAGAGGCCGAGCGCGTGTCGGGCAAGTCGCTGCCGATCAACGCGACCGGTGCCATCGGCGCCATTGCCGCCGAGTTCGGCTTTCCATGGAAGATCATTCGCGGCTTCGGCGTGATGGCGCGCGCCATCGGCCTCGTGGGCCACATCCTCGAAGAGATCGACGACCCGATGGCCATCGAGATCTGGCAACGCGTCGAAAAAGAAGCAGGCGGCCCCCGCCAGGACTGA
- a CDS encoding MmgE/PrpD family protein: protein MNAIDHPSKVLATFAAELKFADIPAPVLRRTEDLMLDWLGSVLAARTARPIRSIERFAQMMGPADGPSEILTSRRTSSPLFAALVNAAASHYVEQDDVHNGSVFHPAAVVIAPALAVAQSIGASGAQLLTAVVAGYEVGIRVGEFLGRSHYRTFHTTATAGTLAAAAAVGRLLELSSQQMLHAFGSAGTQSAGVWEFLRDAADSKQLHCAHAAASGLMSAYLAQDGFTGAAKILEGAQGLGVGMSSDADPAKLTDGLGTRWTLAETSFKYHASCRHTHPAADALLQVMEQNQLTPADVSQVTTHVHQGAIDVLGRVTVPATVHQGKFSMGTVLGLIAVHGRAGLGEFDRDFLSPEVSAFREKVTMALDDEVDTAYPARWIGKVSVHTTDGRTLTGRVDEPKGDPGNSLSRAEIEDKMQRLAHYGEGATADEAKALCERVWQLADTARVGRWLG, encoded by the coding sequence ATGAACGCCATCGACCACCCCAGCAAGGTGCTCGCGACCTTCGCCGCCGAGCTGAAGTTCGCCGACATTCCCGCGCCCGTGCTGCGCCGCACCGAGGACCTGATGCTCGACTGGCTCGGCTCGGTGCTCGCGGCCCGCACCGCGCGGCCGATACGCAGCATCGAGCGCTTCGCGCAGATGATGGGCCCCGCTGACGGGCCGAGCGAAATCCTCACTTCGCGGCGCACCAGCTCGCCGCTGTTCGCAGCGCTGGTCAACGCGGCGGCCTCGCACTACGTGGAGCAGGACGACGTGCACAACGGCTCGGTGTTCCACCCGGCCGCAGTGGTCATCGCACCCGCACTGGCCGTGGCGCAGAGCATCGGTGCCAGCGGCGCGCAGCTGCTGACGGCCGTGGTCGCAGGCTACGAGGTCGGCATCCGCGTCGGCGAGTTCCTGGGCCGATCGCACTACCGCACCTTCCACACCACGGCGACGGCGGGCACGCTCGCAGCAGCCGCGGCGGTGGGCCGGCTGCTCGAGCTGTCGTCGCAGCAGATGCTGCATGCCTTCGGCTCGGCCGGCACGCAGTCGGCCGGTGTGTGGGAGTTCTTGCGCGACGCCGCCGATTCGAAACAGCTGCACTGCGCGCACGCGGCGGCCAGCGGGTTGATGTCGGCCTACCTCGCGCAGGACGGATTCACGGGTGCGGCAAAAATCCTCGAAGGCGCGCAGGGGCTGGGCGTGGGCATGTCGAGCGACGCCGATCCGGCGAAGCTCACCGACGGCCTGGGCACGCGCTGGACGCTGGCCGAAACCTCGTTCAAGTACCACGCCTCTTGTCGCCACACGCACCCGGCCGCCGACGCGCTGCTGCAGGTGATGGAACAGAACCAGCTCACGCCGGCGGATGTTTCCCAGGTCACGACCCATGTGCACCAAGGCGCCATCGACGTGCTGGGCCGCGTGACGGTGCCAGCCACGGTGCACCAGGGCAAGTTCTCGATGGGCACGGTGCTGGGCCTCATCGCCGTGCACGGCCGCGCGGGCCTGGGCGAGTTCGACCGCGACTTTCTCTCGCCCGAGGTCTCGGCCTTCCGCGAGAAGGTGACGATGGCGCTCGACGACGAGGTCGACACCGCCTACCCCGCGCGCTGGATCGGCAAGGTCAGCGTGCACACCACCGACGGCCGCACATTGACTGGCCGCGTCGACGAGCCCAAGGGCGACCCCGGCAACAGCCTGAGCCGCGCCGAGATCGAGGACAAGATGCAGCGCCTCGCGCACTACGGCGAAGGCGCGACGGCCGACGAAGCAAAGGCGCTGTGCGAGCGCGTCTGGCAGCTGGCCGACACGGCCCGCGTGGGGCGCTGGCTCGGCTGA
- a CDS encoding Bug family tripartite tricarboxylate transporter substrate binding protein, with amino-acid sequence MRAALALAGLLATAPAAWAQKFPDKPIRIVVGYSAGGGVDAVARMLSARLPAVLGQQVLVENRTGATGLIAADLVAKAPPDGYTLMMGDSALLIAKLLQPKIPIDPLTSFKPVAGAFMSPLMIVAGNDFPAKTPAELVKELKANPGRYSYASSGVGTVQHLGFEMLKQSTGAFVVHVPYRGAAQIVPDVVGGQVPLGVVSATAAMAQSKAGKLRALALLNNARLEGAESVAPLADALPGFDVAPRIFLLAPAGTPNDVVDKLSAAVKTVLDMPETGAAAAAQGTLRAYATPAQLGKDMAEETTRWKRIITDQRIVAEGN; translated from the coding sequence ATGCGGGCCGCCCTGGCCCTGGCCGGCCTGCTGGCCACCGCACCCGCCGCGTGGGCGCAGAAGTTTCCCGACAAGCCCATCCGCATCGTCGTCGGCTACTCGGCCGGCGGCGGCGTCGATGCCGTCGCGCGCATGCTCAGCGCGCGCTTGCCCGCCGTGCTGGGCCAGCAGGTGCTGGTCGAAAACCGCACCGGCGCCACCGGTCTCATCGCGGCCGACCTCGTCGCCAAGGCGCCGCCCGACGGCTACACGCTGATGATGGGCGACAGTGCCTTGCTCATCGCCAAGCTGCTGCAGCCGAAGATTCCCATCGATCCGCTGACCAGTTTCAAGCCCGTGGCCGGTGCCTTCATGTCGCCGCTGATGATCGTCGCGGGCAATGACTTTCCCGCGAAGACGCCCGCCGAACTCGTCAAGGAACTCAAGGCGAACCCCGGCCGCTACTCCTACGCGTCGTCGGGTGTCGGCACCGTGCAGCACCTGGGCTTCGAGATGCTCAAGCAATCCACCGGCGCGTTCGTGGTGCATGTGCCGTATCGCGGCGCCGCGCAGATCGTGCCCGACGTGGTCGGCGGCCAGGTGCCGCTGGGCGTGGTGAGCGCCACCGCCGCCATGGCGCAGTCGAAGGCCGGCAAGCTGCGCGCGCTCGCGCTGCTGAACAACGCCAGGCTCGAAGGCGCTGAAAGCGTGGCACCGCTGGCCGATGCGTTGCCGGGCTTCGACGTGGCACCGCGCATCTTCCTGCTGGCACCGGCGGGCACGCCGAACGATGTCGTCGACAAGCTCTCGGCCGCCGTGAAGACCGTGCTCGACATGCCGGAGACGGGCGCAGCCGCTGCTGCACAAGGCACGCTGCGTGCCTATGCCACGCCGGCCCAGCTGGGCAAGGACATGGCGGAGGAAACCACGCGATGGAAACGCATCATCACGGACCAGCGCATCGTGGCGGAGGGGAACTGA
- a CDS encoding aspartate/glutamate racemase family protein, with the protein MTRPPHLGLIVPPAAGAVPVDGPLLYGDCIRFTAKGLGLGEISTRGYTEVIDSVIGKALELKAEGASAVSLMGTSLSFFRGVAFTRQLQREMEQATDLPCTTMSDAIIAGLRHLKVRRVAVATAYIDEVNMQLRTYLEQSDFEPLALEGLAISDVQAVGQVSTEVLVDLCLKVFEEQPGADGLLISCGGLVTLDAVREVEARLQVPVVSSSPAGFWDLVRTAGLDARSPGQGRLFA; encoded by the coding sequence ATGACCCGTCCTCCTCATCTGGGCCTCATCGTCCCCCCAGCAGCCGGCGCAGTCCCGGTAGACGGCCCACTGCTCTACGGCGACTGCATCCGCTTCACGGCGAAAGGTTTGGGCCTCGGCGAAATCTCCACCCGCGGCTACACCGAAGTGATCGACTCGGTCATCGGCAAGGCGCTGGAATTGAAGGCAGAAGGCGCCAGCGCCGTCTCCCTCATGGGCACCTCGCTGAGCTTCTTCCGCGGCGTCGCCTTCACGCGTCAACTCCAGCGAGAGATGGAACAGGCCACGGACCTGCCCTGCACGACGATGAGCGACGCGATCATCGCGGGCCTGCGCCACCTCAAGGTGCGGCGCGTGGCCGTCGCCACGGCCTACATCGACGAGGTCAACATGCAGCTGCGCACCTACCTCGAACAGAGCGACTTCGAACCGCTCGCGCTCGAAGGCCTGGCCATCTCCGATGTGCAGGCCGTCGGCCAGGTGTCGACCGAGGTGCTGGTCGACCTGTGCCTCAAGGTGTTCGAAGAGCAGCCCGGCGCCGACGGCCTCCTCATCTCGTGCGGCGGCCTCGTCACGCTCGATGCCGTGCGCGAGGTCGAGGCGCGCCTGCAGGTGCCCGTGGTGTCCAGCTCGCCCGCGGGCTTCTGGGACCTCGTGCGCACTGCGGGGCTCGATGCGCGCTCGCCGGGGCAGGGCCGGCTGTTCGCCTGA
- a CDS encoding mandelate racemase/muconate lactonizing enzyme family protein, which translates to MKIIRVSATPLNIPVTIDVVGLNKQTSLSLCLTEIETDTGLVGHGMTAITEEEIIAAAVREVAGPALIGEDPMATERLWEKLYWLLSPRGQTGYASHTIAALDIALWDLKGKALGQPLWRLFGGARAKVPVYATFGFGFFERDQLAAAAKLWVSQGFQRLKMTVGNHALARRDEPRPLDEVIAEDVRRVAAVREAVGPDVKLYVDANCGLDLFHATELAQRIEPYGISFFEEPLTQNDVRQMTQLRARTRIPLACGQNEGLAYRFRDLLVNQAADVLQPNVTISGGYSQCLKIAGMAAAFNVPIDNGGAWPFHNMHLHAGVSNGGLVEYHYVAVQMLKQIFDGLPVPDQGWLTLPEAPGLGFMPNAERVRELAKLPTSHGKGKA; encoded by the coding sequence TTGAAGATCATCCGCGTCAGCGCCACGCCGCTGAACATCCCCGTGACCATCGACGTGGTCGGCCTGAACAAGCAGACCTCGCTGTCGCTGTGCCTCACCGAGATCGAGACCGACACCGGCCTCGTCGGCCATGGCATGACGGCCATCACCGAAGAAGAAATCATCGCCGCCGCTGTGCGCGAAGTGGCCGGCCCCGCACTGATCGGCGAAGACCCGATGGCCACCGAACGCCTGTGGGAGAAGCTCTACTGGCTGCTCTCGCCGCGCGGCCAGACCGGCTACGCGAGCCACACCATCGCCGCGCTCGACATCGCCCTGTGGGACCTGAAGGGCAAGGCGCTCGGCCAGCCGCTGTGGCGCCTGTTCGGCGGCGCGCGTGCCAAGGTGCCGGTGTACGCCACCTTCGGCTTCGGCTTCTTCGAGCGCGACCAGCTCGCCGCCGCCGCCAAGCTGTGGGTGTCGCAGGGCTTCCAGCGCCTGAAGATGACCGTCGGCAACCACGCCCTCGCGCGCCGCGACGAGCCGCGCCCGCTCGACGAAGTCATCGCCGAAGACGTGCGCCGCGTGGCCGCCGTGCGCGAAGCCGTGGGCCCCGACGTCAAGCTGTACGTCGATGCCAATTGCGGCCTCGACCTGTTCCACGCGACCGAACTCGCGCAACGCATCGAGCCCTACGGCATCAGCTTCTTCGAAGAGCCACTCACGCAGAACGACGTGCGCCAGATGACCCAGCTGCGCGCACGCACGCGCATCCCGCTGGCCTGCGGGCAGAACGAAGGCCTGGCCTACCGTTTCCGCGACCTGCTCGTGAACCAGGCGGCCGACGTGCTGCAGCCCAACGTGACCATCTCGGGCGGCTACTCGCAGTGCCTGAAGATCGCGGGCATGGCCGCGGCCTTCAACGTGCCGATCGACAACGGCGGCGCCTGGCCTTTCCACAACATGCACCTGCACGCGGGCGTGTCGAACGGCGGGCTGGTCGAGTACCACTACGTCGCGGTGCAGATGCTCAAGCAGATCTTCGACGGCCTGCCCGTGCCCGACCAGGGCTGGCTCACGCTGCCCGAAGCGCCGGGCCTGGGCTTCATGCCCAATGCCGAGCGCGTGCGCGAGCTTGCGAAGCTGCCGACCTCGCACGGCAAGGGAAAGGCCTGA
- a CDS encoding acyl-CoA dehydrogenase has protein sequence MDSDSLLAVREAALDYFTRSGATARRRARTERPEADEAQGWGEIAALGWPGMLAPEAAGGLALGLDGAAEILRAAGEHAAPEPLLAVAGLSALLLARLDSPAARALLAELVAGRSLPALAWQESAGDLSAVPLACGCEARAGHVGGVLLQGDKLMVLPGAAASGWLVSARGEDDAVLLWVPRGTEGVSETLVPLVDGSQAANLRFEEVVLPADAVLASGPAAQEALRQALAAGQILQAAELLGAGQAMLAQTLAYLRTRSQFGKPIGSFQALQHRSVDMFIHLEVAQATLNEVLALVGDGTMPSDRLEAEASRVNARCTAAALQASRAAVQLHGAIGYTQECDLSLFYKRVLCLSAWLGNATAHQRRHAALTGEAEAAASGAAAWHGEFLARTTDWSTVPEAEFRRMVRGFLQQRYPAQLRYLSHRARWSEMRDWYLTLSAQGWIAPAWPQSHGGMGLPADKLIAWIEELEQHGVARAPDQGIVMIGPLLIQHGTPEQQQRFLPRILSGEHVWCQGYSEPNAGSDLAGLRTEAVAGRDAQGDHFVVNGQKIWTTLAQDANHIFMLVRTDKGARKQEGISFLLCDLRTPGVTVRPIHTLAGEPEFCEVFFDNVRVPADQLVGQLHGGWTIAKALLGFERIFLGSPKQSQYALGQLARLGQARRLFADPVFAQRFAALRLDVLDLSAAYTDFANIVRAGKPLPASVSLLKIWASETYHRIGALLVEAGEEQGAVAGDQLLDGQSFNVLSPLIGSTAAMIYGGTNEIQRNILARQVLDLPA, from the coding sequence ATGGATTCCGACTCACTTTTGGCCGTGCGCGAAGCGGCGCTCGACTACTTCACCCGCAGCGGCGCCACCGCGCGGCGCCGTGCCCGCACCGAACGTCCGGAGGCCGACGAGGCGCAAGGTTGGGGCGAGATCGCGGCCCTCGGCTGGCCCGGCATGCTGGCGCCCGAAGCGGCCGGCGGCCTCGCGCTGGGGCTCGACGGCGCTGCAGAAATCCTGCGTGCGGCCGGCGAGCACGCAGCGCCCGAGCCGCTGTTGGCCGTCGCGGGCCTGAGCGCGCTGCTGCTGGCGCGGCTCGACTCGCCGGCGGCGCGTGCCTTGCTGGCCGAACTGGTCGCGGGCCGCAGCCTGCCCGCGCTGGCCTGGCAGGAAAGCGCCGGCGACCTCAGCGCCGTGCCGCTGGCCTGCGGCTGCGAAGCGCGCGCGGGTCATGTGGGCGGCGTTCTGTTGCAAGGCGACAAGCTCATGGTGCTGCCCGGCGCCGCCGCCAGCGGCTGGTTGGTGTCGGCGCGCGGCGAGGACGACGCCGTGCTGCTGTGGGTGCCGCGCGGCACAGAGGGCGTGAGCGAGACGCTCGTACCGCTGGTCGATGGCAGCCAGGCAGCGAACCTCCGCTTCGAAGAGGTCGTGCTGCCGGCCGACGCCGTGCTGGCCAGCGGGCCGGCCGCGCAGGAGGCCCTGCGCCAGGCGCTCGCCGCCGGACAAATCCTGCAGGCCGCCGAGCTGCTCGGCGCGGGGCAGGCGATGCTGGCGCAGACGCTGGCCTACCTTCGCACGCGCTCGCAGTTCGGCAAGCCCATCGGCAGCTTCCAGGCGCTGCAGCACCGCAGCGTCGACATGTTCATCCACCTCGAAGTGGCGCAGGCCACGCTCAACGAAGTGCTGGCGCTGGTGGGCGACGGCACGATGCCTTCTGACCGGCTCGAAGCCGAAGCCAGCCGCGTCAACGCGCGTTGCACGGCTGCTGCGTTGCAAGCGTCGCGCGCGGCGGTGCAGCTGCATGGGGCCATCGGCTACACGCAGGAGTGCGACCTGAGCCTGTTCTACAAGCGCGTGCTGTGCCTGTCGGCATGGCTGGGCAATGCCACGGCGCACCAGCGCCGCCATGCCGCGCTGACGGGCGAAGCCGAAGCTGCTGCGAGTGGTGCAGCGGCCTGGCATGGCGAGTTCCTGGCGCGCACCACCGACTGGTCCACGGTGCCCGAGGCCGAGTTCCGCCGCATGGTGCGTGGCTTCCTGCAGCAGCGGTATCCGGCGCAGTTGCGCTACCTCTCGCACCGCGCGCGCTGGAGCGAGATGCGCGACTGGTACCTCACGCTCTCGGCGCAGGGCTGGATCGCGCCGGCCTGGCCGCAGTCGCATGGCGGCATGGGTCTGCCGGCCGACAAGCTCATCGCCTGGATCGAAGAGCTGGAGCAGCACGGCGTGGCGCGCGCGCCCGACCAGGGCATCGTGATGATCGGGCCGCTGCTGATCCAGCACGGCACGCCCGAACAGCAGCAGCGCTTTCTGCCGCGGATCCTGAGCGGCGAGCACGTGTGGTGCCAGGGCTATTCGGAGCCCAATGCCGGCTCCGACCTGGCCGGCCTGCGCACCGAGGCGGTGGCGGGGCGCGATGCGCAGGGCGATCACTTCGTCGTCAACGGCCAGAAGATCTGGACCACGCTCGCACAAGATGCCAACCACATCTTCATGCTCGTGCGCACCGACAAGGGCGCGCGCAAGCAGGAAGGCATCAGCTTCCTGCTGTGCGACCTGCGCACGCCGGGCGTCACGGTGCGGCCCATTCACACGCTGGCGGGCGAGCCCGAGTTCTGCGAAGTGTTCTTCGACAACGTGCGCGTGCCGGCCGACCAGCTCGTGGGCCAGCTGCACGGCGGCTGGACGATCGCGAAGGCGCTGCTGGGCTTCGAGCGCATCTTCCTGGGCAGCCCCAAGCAGTCGCAGTACGCGCTGGGCCAGCTCGCGCGGCTCGGGCAGGCACGGCGGCTGTTTGCCGACCCGGTGTTTGCACAGCGCTTCGCGGCGCTGCGGCTCGACGTGCTCGACCTGTCGGCCGCGTACACGGACTTCGCCAACATCGTGCGCGCGGGCAAGCCGCTGCCCGCGTCGGTGTCACTGCTGAAGATCTGGGCCAGCGAGACGTACCACCGCATCGGCGCCTTGCTGGTCGAGGCCGGCGAAGAGCAGGGCGCGGTCGCAGGCGACCAGCTGCTCGACGGCCAGAGCTTCAACGTGCTCTCGCCGCTCATCGGCTCCACCGCCGCAATGATCTACGGCGGCACGAACGAGATCCAGCGCAACATCCTCGCGCGGCAAGTTTTGGACTTGCCGGCCTGA